Proteins co-encoded in one Gammaproteobacteria bacterium genomic window:
- the ispE gene encoding 4-(cytidine 5'-diphospho)-2-C-methyl-D-erythritol kinase — MALSASTPWPAPAKLNLFLHITGRRPDGYHLLQTVFQFLSVGDELHFEPRADGQIRRVNTIASIPAEQDLAVRAALALQAATGSALGADIEITKNLPVGGGLGGGSSDAATTLVALNHLWRCGLSRDELMSLGLRLGADVPVFVYGRAAWAEGVGERLQAIDPPECWFVVLKPDVAIATTEVFGAPELTRNCPPITITDFVSSGGDNVCEAVVRRRYPEVAEALDWLNDFSSARLTGTGSCVFAAFDTQTMAAQVLAQAPAAWRGFFARGCNRSPLQTRLARARR; from the coding sequence ATGGCGTTAAGCGCGTCCACACCCTGGCCCGCGCCGGCCAAACTCAATCTGTTTCTGCATATCACCGGCCGTCGGCCCGATGGCTATCATCTGCTTCAAACTGTCTTCCAGTTCTTGAGCGTCGGCGATGAGCTGCATTTCGAACCGCGCGCTGACGGCCAGATCAGGCGGGTCAACACGATCGCCTCCATTCCCGCGGAACAGGATCTGGCGGTGCGGGCGGCGCTGGCGCTGCAGGCGGCGACCGGCAGTGCGCTCGGCGCGGATATCGAGATTACAAAAAACCTGCCCGTCGGCGGTGGATTGGGCGGCGGCAGTTCGGACGCGGCCACCACCCTGGTGGCTCTGAATCACCTGTGGCGCTGCGGTTTGTCGCGCGACGAGTTGATGTCGCTGGGCTTGCGGCTGGGCGCGGATGTGCCGGTTTTCGTCTATGGGCGCGCGGCCTGGGCAGAGGGCGTCGGGGAGCGGCTGCAAGCGATCGATCCGCCCGAGTGTTGGTTCGTTGTGCTCAAGCCGGACGTGGCAATCGCGACAACTGAGGTCTTCGGCGCGCCGGAATTGACACGTAATTGCCCGCCAATCACAATAACCGACTTTGTCTCGTCCGGGGGCGACAACGTCTGCGAAGCTGTGGTGAGGCGTCGCTACCCGGAAGTCGCGGAAGCTTTGGACTGGTTGAACGATTTTTCGTCAGCGAGGTTGACCGGCACCGGCAGTTGCGTGTTCGCCGCTTTCGACACGCAGACGATGGCCGCGCAGGTGCTCGCGCAGGCGCCCGCGGCCTGGCGCGGTTTTTTCGCCAGAGGCTGTAATCGCTCGCCATTGCAGACCCGACTGGCTCGCGCGCGACGCTAG
- a CDS encoding ribose-phosphate diphosphokinase, translating into MVFTGNANPELARDIANHLSIPLGKAQVGRFSDGEVQVEIGDNVRGRDVFILQPTCAPTSDNLMELLIMVDALHRASAGRITTVIPYLGYSRQDRRVRSARVPISAKLVANMITTAGADRVLTVDLHADQIQGFFDVPVDNVYASPVLLGDIWQQKYSSQIVVSPDVGGVVRARAIAKCLDHAELAIIDKRRPQPNEAQVMNIIGDVKGKNCIIVDDLVDTAGTLCQAADALKNHGAESVVAYATHPVLSGNAVENIESSSLDEVVVTDSIPLRDRPRACGRIRQLSIAGMLAETIRRINLEESVSTLFMD; encoded by the coding sequence ATGGTGTTTACGGGTAACGCGAACCCGGAGCTGGCGCGGGACATCGCCAATCATCTGAGCATCCCGCTGGGCAAGGCGCAGGTCGGACGATTCAGCGACGGCGAGGTGCAGGTCGAGATTGGCGACAATGTGCGTGGCCGGGACGTTTTTATCCTGCAGCCCACCTGCGCGCCGACCAGCGACAATCTGATGGAATTGCTGATCATGGTGGATGCGCTGCACCGCGCGTCGGCGGGCCGCATCACCACGGTGATTCCGTATCTGGGATATTCGCGGCAGGATCGCCGCGTACGCTCGGCGCGGGTGCCGATCTCGGCCAAACTGGTGGCGAACATGATCACCACCGCCGGCGCGGACCGGGTGCTGACGGTGGATTTGCACGCCGACCAGATTCAGGGCTTCTTCGACGTGCCGGTCGATAACGTCTACGCCTCGCCGGTGCTGCTGGGCGACATCTGGCAGCAGAAGTATTCGAGCCAGATCGTCGTATCGCCCGACGTGGGCGGCGTGGTGCGCGCGCGTGCGATTGCGAAATGCCTGGATCACGCTGAGCTTGCCATCATCGACAAGCGTCGCCCGCAGCCGAACGAGGCGCAGGTGATGAATATTATCGGCGACGTTAAGGGCAAGAACTGTATTATCGTGGATGATCTGGTGGACACGGCCGGGACGCTCTGTCAGGCGGCCGATGCGCTGAAGAACCATGGCGCCGAGAGCGTGGTGGCGTATGCCACGCACCCGGTGCTATCGGGCAATGCCGTGGAGAATATCGAGTCCTCGAGCCTGGATGAGGTGGTCGTTACCGACTCCATTCCGTTGCGCGACAGGCCGCGCGCGTGCGGGCGCATCCGTCAGTTGAGCATCGCCGGCATGCTGGCCGAAACTATCCGGCGGATTAATCTTGAAGAGTCGGTCAGCACTTTGTTCATGGACTGA
- a CDS encoding 50S ribosomal protein L25/general stress protein Ctc, whose translation MSDEFTLDARPRKPSTKNAMRRLRREGLVPGIVYGADRAPLPITMEYRVVKKNLAREAFFSHILTLNVGDASERVILRDLQRHPTNALVMHMDLQRVSEDEEIRVRVPLHFLGEEIAPGVKLEHGEVSHMQTDVEVSCLPKDLPEFIEVDISALHLNDSLHLSDLKIPQGVEVVELGYGEEHDYAVISIHPPRVEEAEDEEAEAPAAAVDEEQDSDEDEK comes from the coding sequence ATGAGCGATGAATTTACCCTGGACGCGCGGCCGCGGAAACCTTCGACCAAGAACGCGATGCGCCGCCTGCGGCGCGAGGGTCTGGTGCCGGGCATCGTCTACGGCGCCGACAGGGCGCCCTTGCCCATCACCATGGAATATCGCGTGGTGAAGAAGAATCTGGCCCGCGAGGCGTTTTTCTCGCACATCTTGACGCTCAACGTCGGCGACGCATCGGAGCGGGTGATTCTGCGCGACCTGCAGCGGCATCCAACCAACGCGCTGGTGATGCACATGGATTTGCAGCGAGTGAGCGAGGACGAGGAGATTCGCGTGCGCGTGCCGCTGCATTTCCTCGGCGAAGAAATTGCGCCTGGCGTCAAGCTTGAGCATGGCGAGGTGAGCCACATGCAGACGGATGTGGAAGTCTCCTGTCTGCCCAAAGACCTGCCGGAATTCATTGAGGTCGATATCTCGGCCCTGCATTTGAACGACTCGCTGCACCTCTCCGATCTCAAGATTCCGCAAGGTGTGGAAGTAGTCGAACTGGGCTATGGCGAGGAGCACGATTACGCGGTGATCTCCATCCATCCGCCGCGCGTGGAGGAGGCAGAAGACGAGGAAGCCGAAGCGCCGGCGGCCGCGGTGGACGAAGAACAGGACAGCGACGAAGACGAGAAATAG
- the pth gene encoding aminoacyl-tRNA hydrolase: MAGETDPVRLIVGLGNPGTRYEQTRHNAGFWFVDALVRAYGGRFAAARKFDGEAAPISLDGREVRVFKPGAFMNRSGGPVRAILNFYKLPLSSMLIAHDEIDLPPGVARLKRGGGHGGHNGLRDVFAYLSTDCWRLRLGVGHPGHSDLVVDYVLSKPANSEQEAIMHAADRALTTMPMLAAGQFEQAMHQLHTPSPAS, from the coding sequence ATGGCTGGCGAGACAGACCCGGTTCGGCTTATCGTCGGTCTGGGCAATCCTGGTACCAGATACGAACAGACCCGGCACAATGCCGGGTTCTGGTTTGTGGACGCGCTGGTGCGAGCGTATGGGGGCCGGTTTGCGGCGGCACGCAAATTCGACGGCGAGGCTGCGCCGATTTCACTGGATGGACGCGAGGTGCGTGTCTTCAAACCCGGCGCCTTCATGAACCGCAGTGGCGGCCCGGTGCGCGCCATCCTCAATTTCTACAAGCTTCCGTTATCCAGCATGCTGATCGCGCACGATGAAATTGACCTGCCACCGGGAGTGGCGCGGCTGAAGCGCGGTGGCGGCCACGGCGGTCACAACGGCCTGCGCGATGTGTTCGCGTATTTGAGCACGGATTGCTGGCGGTTACGGCTGGGTGTGGGACACCCGGGACACAGCGACCTCGTTGTCGATTACGTGTTGTCGAAGCCGGCCAATAGCGAGCAGGAGGCCATAATGCACGCGGCGGACCGGGCGCTGACCACCATGCCAATGCTGGCGGCCGGTCAATTCGAGCAGGCCATGCACCAGTTGCACACGCCGTCTCCCGCATCCTAG